One Phycisphaera mikurensis NBRC 102666 DNA window includes the following coding sequences:
- a CDS encoding protein-disulfide reductase DsbD domain-containing protein — MKLIGPGLGLAFGLVLRAGSAVAAPVGAGEPGALGVVVTPAAEEPVTLSTGSGWSRLPVRFTLPDGVHVYWLNPGEAGMPTRLDVDLPAAWSRQAPTRDPVMPPPERFESGGVVGFGYADEVVMLAEFPIAPSLAVGDEATAEVEVRYLACDDQRCVPGSAALGVEVVIGEPWQRSATPAEQALRAAYDAPRIVEAEEVEPGTWAFPLAGVPAAATAVGFFPLPRESAEPLGDHASLRVIEGVPAAEPDGQGGHRVTAAVTPRTRHAGVAHPSPPWTAGVVAYTLDGERRALPLLGVRSPPR; from the coding sequence ATGAAGCTCATCGGCCCCGGCCTCGGCCTCGCGTTCGGCTTGGTGCTCCGGGCGGGATCCGCGGTGGCCGCACCGGTCGGCGCGGGCGAGCCGGGGGCGCTCGGCGTCGTCGTGACGCCGGCGGCGGAGGAGCCGGTGACGCTGAGCACGGGCAGCGGGTGGAGCCGGCTGCCGGTGCGTTTCACGCTGCCCGACGGGGTGCACGTCTACTGGCTGAACCCCGGCGAGGCCGGGATGCCGACGCGGCTGGACGTCGACCTGCCGGCGGCCTGGAGCCGGCAGGCGCCAACGCGGGACCCGGTGATGCCGCCGCCGGAGCGGTTCGAGTCGGGCGGCGTCGTCGGCTTCGGCTACGCGGACGAGGTGGTGATGCTCGCCGAGTTCCCGATCGCGCCTTCTCTTGCCGTCGGCGACGAGGCGACGGCGGAGGTGGAGGTCCGCTACCTGGCCTGCGACGACCAACGCTGCGTGCCCGGGTCGGCGGCGTTGGGCGTGGAGGTGGTGATCGGCGAGCCGTGGCAGCGCTCCGCGACGCCCGCCGAGCAAGCGCTCCGGGCCGCGTACGACGCGCCCCGGATCGTCGAGGCCGAAGAGGTGGAACCCGGCACGTGGGCTTTCCCGCTCGCGGGCGTGCCCGCGGCGGCGACCGCGGTGGGGTTCTTCCCGCTCCCGCGGGAGTCGGCGGAGCCTCTCGGGGATCACGCTTCGCTCCGCGTGATCGAGGGCGTGCCGGCGGCGGAGCCCGATGGCCAGGGCGGTCACCGGGTGACGGCCGCGGTCACGCCCCGCACCCGCCACGCCGGGGTGGCGCACCCGAGCCCGCCCTGGACCGCGGGCGTCGTGGCGTACACCCTCGACGGCGAGCGTCGCGCCCTGCCGCTCCTCGGCGTGCGCTCGCCGCCGCGCTGA
- a CDS encoding D-alanine--D-alanine ligase family protein gives MEASPAVLVISGGPDREREVSLRSGAVVAEAAQAAGFGVTTCDLGPDDTAGLDGFLAAHPGGVVLPILHGPWGEGGGAQRLLESRGAVFVGCDRVAAERCMHKAATKERLVRAGVPTPPHELLLGGAEPTLSPPAVLKPEADGSSIDLAICTTAEQLRAAHARLKRGNPRLLCERFVAGKELTVGWLLGRTLPTIWIRPATGHYDYAAKYDRDDTAYAFDLEEPEAVAAAVREAAEAGCVALGVRDLARVDVMLDAAGVPWVLEINTMPGFTEHSLLPKAAAEAGLAMPDLVRSLVEAAAARR, from the coding sequence GTGGAAGCCTCGCCTGCCGTCCTGGTGATCTCCGGCGGGCCGGACCGCGAGCGGGAGGTGTCGCTCCGCTCCGGTGCGGTCGTCGCGGAGGCGGCCCAGGCCGCGGGCTTCGGCGTCACCACCTGCGACCTCGGCCCCGACGACACCGCCGGTCTCGACGGATTCCTCGCCGCCCACCCCGGCGGCGTCGTGCTCCCCATCCTGCACGGGCCCTGGGGCGAGGGGGGCGGGGCGCAGCGGCTGCTCGAGAGCCGGGGCGCCGTCTTCGTCGGCTGCGACCGCGTCGCCGCGGAGCGGTGCATGCACAAAGCCGCGACCAAGGAGCGGCTGGTCCGCGCCGGCGTGCCCACGCCGCCCCACGAGCTGCTGCTCGGCGGAGCCGAGCCGACCCTGTCGCCGCCCGCCGTGCTCAAGCCCGAGGCCGACGGCTCGAGCATCGACCTGGCGATCTGCACGACGGCCGAGCAGCTCCGCGCTGCGCACGCCCGGCTGAAGCGGGGCAACCCCCGGCTGCTCTGCGAGCGCTTCGTCGCCGGCAAGGAGCTCACCGTCGGCTGGCTGCTCGGCCGGACGCTCCCGACGATCTGGATCCGCCCGGCGACCGGCCACTACGACTACGCCGCCAAGTACGACCGCGACGACACCGCCTACGCCTTCGACCTGGAGGAGCCGGAGGCGGTCGCCGCCGCCGTGCGCGAAGCGGCCGAGGCGGGGTGCGTCGCGCTGGGCGTTCGCGACCTCGCCCGCGTCGACGTGATGCTCGACGCCGCCGGCGTGCCTTGGGTGCTGGAGATCAACACCATGCCCGGCTTCACCGAGCACTCGCTGCTGCCCAAGGCCGCCGCCGAAGCCGGCCTTGCGATGCCCGACCTCGTGCGGAGCCTCGTGGAGGCCGCGGCCGCCCGCCGCTGA
- a CDS encoding LpxI family protein yields the protein MIEAAALAPIGLIAGEGRLPVLVAEGLVAAGRRVVAVSLSGCADGSLAKICEEVVPVSMLRPGGWARALRRRGAAEAIMVGRVGKGVQYDVRGILGHLPDWRAARVWLLRTRHDRRSQALLGHLADELAAAGITLIDSTTPVADHLARAGWMTRSRPAAGVLRDAELAWSVLERMNELEVGQAIAVRGRDVLAVEAAEGTDAMIRRAGELARGKGWTLCKGAGPAKDPRFDVPTVGLETIANLRAAGAVCLVLDAGGVILVDRKAVLAAADEAGIAVCGLGPGVGVLRALPEAT from the coding sequence GTGATCGAAGCGGCCGCCCTCGCCCCCATCGGACTCATCGCCGGCGAGGGCCGCCTCCCGGTCCTCGTGGCCGAGGGCCTCGTCGCCGCCGGCCGGCGGGTCGTCGCGGTTTCCCTGAGCGGGTGCGCCGACGGCTCGCTCGCCAAGATCTGCGAAGAGGTGGTCCCGGTCTCGATGCTCCGCCCCGGCGGCTGGGCGCGCGCGCTGCGTCGCCGGGGCGCGGCCGAGGCAATCATGGTGGGCCGCGTGGGCAAGGGGGTGCAGTACGATGTGCGGGGGATCCTCGGGCACCTGCCCGACTGGCGGGCCGCGCGGGTCTGGCTGCTCCGCACGCGGCACGACCGCCGCAGCCAGGCGCTGCTGGGTCACCTCGCCGACGAGCTCGCCGCGGCGGGCATCACCTTGATCGACTCCACCACCCCGGTCGCCGACCACCTCGCCCGCGCCGGGTGGATGACCCGCAGCCGCCCGGCCGCGGGCGTGCTGCGGGACGCCGAGCTGGCGTGGTCCGTCCTCGAACGGATGAACGAGCTGGAGGTCGGCCAGGCGATCGCGGTCCGCGGACGCGACGTGCTCGCGGTCGAGGCGGCGGAGGGCACCGACGCCATGATCCGGCGTGCCGGCGAGCTCGCTCGCGGCAAGGGCTGGACGCTCTGCAAGGGCGCAGGGCCCGCGAAGGACCCGCGCTTCGACGTGCCCACCGTGGGGCTGGAGACGATCGCGAACCTCCGAGCGGCCGGCGCGGTCTGCCTCGTGCTCGACGCCGGCGGCGTCATCCTGGTCGATCGCAAAGCGGTCCTCGCCGCCGCCGACGAGGCCGGCATCGCCGTCTGCGGCCTCGGGCCCGGCGTCGGGGTTCTGCGTGCGCTCCCGGAAGCGACTTGA
- a CDS encoding MlaD family protein, whose amino-acid sequence MTDTRQNVIVGATCLLGLIGLCATLFLFGYTPSFLRGGYTLAAELDDALSLGSGSPVTISGIGIGKVESVGFAGVPGGPVVVTARIQEGIRIPEGTVAEVDTDLLGGVSTLRLVAPADAQDRPTALLADDGSAVLEGRLGSLAAAFRSLDGLTSSVDELSDTWAGVGEQVSGVLGGDGTEETSIVEVVRGLNQRLAGAEAVIADVRGYTGDPELRALVRKTLENAQATTQDARAAAAEARTVAEGAGEKVAALTSRYLATAEEAIATLDQAQAAMREATEGDGTVALLLNDPAFFDNWAGAAERIAAAADEGRLLVQKWRDEGFPLRF is encoded by the coding sequence ATGACCGACACCCGCCAGAACGTGATCGTCGGCGCGACCTGCCTCCTGGGCCTCATCGGCCTGTGCGCGACGCTCTTCCTCTTCGGCTACACGCCGTCCTTCCTGCGGGGCGGCTACACGCTCGCCGCCGAGCTCGACGACGCGCTGTCGCTGGGCTCGGGCAGCCCGGTGACGATTTCCGGCATCGGGATCGGCAAGGTCGAGAGCGTCGGGTTCGCCGGCGTGCCCGGCGGGCCGGTCGTCGTGACCGCCCGGATCCAGGAGGGCATCCGCATCCCCGAGGGCACCGTCGCCGAGGTGGACACCGACCTGCTCGGCGGCGTCTCGACGCTGCGGCTGGTTGCCCCCGCCGACGCGCAGGACCGGCCGACGGCTCTGCTCGCCGACGACGGCTCGGCCGTGCTCGAGGGCCGGCTGGGCTCCCTCGCCGCCGCATTCCGCTCCCTGGACGGCCTCACCTCCAGCGTCGACGAGCTCTCCGACACGTGGGCGGGCGTGGGCGAGCAGGTCTCCGGCGTGCTCGGGGGCGACGGCACCGAGGAGACGTCGATCGTCGAGGTCGTCCGCGGGCTCAACCAGCGGCTCGCCGGCGCCGAAGCGGTCATCGCCGACGTCCGCGGCTACACCGGCGACCCGGAGCTGCGGGCGCTGGTCCGCAAGACCCTGGAGAACGCCCAGGCCACGACCCAGGACGCCCGGGCCGCCGCCGCCGAGGCCCGCACGGTCGCCGAGGGCGCGGGCGAGAAGGTCGCCGCGCTCACGAGCCGCTACCTCGCCACCGCCGAGGAGGCGATCGCCACGCTCGACCAGGCCCAGGCCGCCATGCGGGAGGCCACCGAAGGCGACGGCACCGTCGCGCTGCTGCTGAACGACCCCGCCTTCTTCGACAACTGGGCGGGCGCCGCCGAGCGGATCGCCGCCGCCGCCGACGAGGGCCGCCTGCTCGTTCAGAAGTGGCGCGACGAGGGCTTCCCCCTCCGGTTCTGA
- a CDS encoding ABC transporter ATP-binding protein, protein MDLPLVELKNVSKAFGSQVVLHDLSLSFERGKTTVVLGPSGTGKSVMLKHVMGLLCPDAGEVWFDGRRIDTLSERELVPVRSRIGFLFQMGALFDSMSAADNVAFPMLEHGGYTPAQRADKAELLLAQVGLPGVGAKMPGELSGGQKKRVALARAVALDPDLVLYDEPTTGLDPIRADVINELINALRDHRQITGIAVTHDMQSARRIADRMVLLAAGRIVADDEPAAFLASADDDVQHFIQGRAGDDDLEAIRHGFELGDARARREGALAPPAGDPHGADR, encoded by the coding sequence GTGGACCTGCCCCTCGTCGAGCTGAAGAACGTGAGCAAGGCCTTCGGGTCGCAGGTGGTGCTCCACGACCTCTCGCTGAGCTTCGAGAGGGGCAAGACGACGGTCGTGCTCGGCCCCTCGGGCACGGGCAAGAGCGTGATGCTCAAGCACGTGATGGGGCTGCTCTGCCCCGACGCCGGCGAGGTGTGGTTCGACGGGCGGCGGATCGACACGCTCAGCGAGCGGGAGCTGGTGCCGGTGCGGTCGCGGATCGGCTTCCTCTTCCAGATGGGGGCGCTGTTCGACTCGATGTCCGCCGCCGACAACGTCGCCTTCCCGATGCTCGAACACGGCGGGTACACCCCGGCGCAGCGGGCCGACAAGGCGGAGCTGCTGCTGGCCCAGGTCGGCCTGCCGGGCGTGGGGGCGAAGATGCCCGGGGAGCTCTCCGGGGGGCAGAAGAAGCGTGTCGCCCTCGCCCGGGCGGTCGCGCTCGACCCGGACCTCGTGCTGTACGACGAGCCGACGACCGGGCTGGATCCCATCCGAGCGGACGTGATCAACGAGCTCATCAACGCCCTCCGCGACCACCGGCAGATCACCGGCATCGCCGTGACCCACGACATGCAGTCGGCGCGGCGCATCGCCGACCGCATGGTCCTGCTGGCGGCGGGGCGGATCGTCGCCGACGACGAACCCGCGGCCTTCCTCGCCAGCGCCGACGACGACGTGCAGCACTTCATCCAGGGCCGGGCCGGCGACGACGACCTCGAGGCGATCCGCCACGGCTTCGAGCTCGGCGACGCCCGGGCTCGGCGGGAGGGGGCGTTGGCGCCGCCGGCGGGAGACCCCCACGGAGCCGACCGGTAG
- a CDS encoding DegT/DnrJ/EryC1/StrS family aminotransferase has product MSVPILDLSEQHKQLMPQLREAFVDVIESGRLVLGHYVERFERELAQSLGVKHAVGVSSGTDGLALAFMALNLGPGDEVIVSPFSYLHTAEAITRVGATPVFCDINPRTFNLDPEALEGAITPRTQAIVAVHLYGLPCPMRRINELAERHGLKVVEDADMAIGASYHGAPAGSLGDLGVISFYPTKSLAAAGDAGAVVTDDDAVAERLRNLRVHGLKPGYIVDEVGGAFRMDPLQAAFLSVKLPLLPELVDKRRGLAKRYKKLLESMPVTTPDSAEDIRHAYNLYTLRVRGGGREPLRHHLDAKEIGNRVYYPRPLHLQPVYAHLGYEKGSLPAAERAADEVLSIPMYSDMSLEQQDEVVGAVRDYFMGD; this is encoded by the coding sequence ATGTCGGTTCCGATCCTCGACCTCTCCGAGCAGCACAAGCAGCTGATGCCCCAGCTGCGTGAGGCGTTCGTCGACGTCATCGAGTCCGGCCGGCTCGTGCTCGGCCACTACGTCGAGCGCTTCGAGCGGGAGCTGGCGCAGAGCCTCGGCGTCAAGCACGCCGTCGGCGTCTCCAGCGGCACCGACGGGCTCGCGCTCGCCTTCATGGCGCTGAACCTCGGCCCCGGCGACGAGGTGATCGTCAGCCCCTTTTCGTACCTGCACACGGCCGAGGCGATCACCCGCGTGGGGGCCACGCCGGTCTTCTGCGACATCAACCCGCGGACCTTCAACCTCGATCCCGAGGCCCTGGAGGGCGCGATCACCCCGCGCACGCAGGCGATCGTCGCGGTCCACCTCTACGGGCTGCCCTGCCCGATGCGACGCATCAACGAGCTCGCCGAGCGCCACGGGCTCAAGGTCGTCGAGGACGCCGACATGGCCATCGGCGCCAGCTACCACGGCGCCCCCGCCGGCTCGCTCGGCGACCTGGGCGTCATCAGCTTCTACCCCACCAAGAGCCTCGCCGCGGCGGGCGACGCCGGGGCGGTGGTCACCGACGACGACGCGGTCGCCGAGCGGCTGCGGAACCTCCGCGTCCACGGCCTCAAGCCCGGCTACATCGTCGACGAGGTCGGCGGGGCCTTCCGCATGGACCCGCTGCAGGCGGCCTTCCTGTCGGTGAAGCTCCCGCTGCTGCCCGAGCTCGTCGACAAGCGGCGCGGGCTCGCGAAGCGCTACAAGAAGCTGCTGGAGTCGATGCCGGTCACGACGCCCGACTCCGCCGAGGACATCCGCCACGCGTACAACCTCTACACGCTGCGGGTCCGCGGCGGCGGCCGCGAGCCGCTGCGGCACCACCTCGACGCCAAGGAGATCGGCAACCGCGTCTACTACCCGCGGCCGCTGCACCTCCAGCCGGTGTACGCCCACCTCGGCTACGAGAAGGGCAGCCTGCCCGCGGCGGAGCGTGCGGCGGACGAGGTGCTCTCGATCCCGATGTACTCGGACATGAGCCTCGAGCAGCAGGACGAGGTGGTCGGAGCGGTGAGGGACTACTTCATGGGCGACTGA
- a CDS encoding Y-family DNA polymerase — MQRWLSVHLIGWPIDRYRRKRRATAAPAEASPPRPPLLLIAVRHGRQEVVRACPLARRRGVVAGMTSAQAVALLPPGVEPELIDHAPEADAAALAAIARWCQRLGPVVATDPPDGLLLDLTGCERLHGGLHRMARVTVGRLTRLGLELHAALAPTLGGAWALARFDPAPLPLVGGADEDAALAALARRLDPLPVAALRLEPAEVAALEEVGIDRVEQLRVLPREAVADRFGSGVLRRIDQADGHVREGVLAVKPWTAPRVEQAFGGPCLSTEAVSEAFEKLTRELCELLGARGRAASSITLGVDRLDADLKPQHASKPLTLSRPSRNPRHLGSLLSPHVERLDLARGVECVSLTAAVAPRRGHLQLAASGVSSAAAAADRAADLAGHTAQLVDLLCARLGREAVLQPRLVDSHVPEASFAATPAAGSAPRRPAGDPRGGRRDAAHGTPRPHVDRPTRLLDPPEPADAVYLNPDGPILTLTWRGTRLELDQSVGPEPIARRWWRDVLRKGDLEGFGPERAYHRVRDSEGRWLWVFRRSDNGSWFVHGVWA, encoded by the coding sequence ATGCAACGATGGTTGTCCGTTCACCTGATCGGCTGGCCGATCGACCGCTACCGGCGGAAGCGGCGGGCCACCGCCGCGCCGGCTGAGGCTTCCCCCCCCCGGCCGCCGCTGCTGCTGATCGCCGTCCGCCACGGCCGGCAGGAGGTCGTCCGCGCCTGCCCGCTGGCCCGCCGCCGCGGCGTCGTTGCGGGCATGACCTCCGCCCAGGCGGTCGCGCTCCTGCCCCCGGGAGTGGAGCCCGAGTTGATCGACCACGCCCCCGAAGCCGACGCCGCCGCCCTCGCGGCGATCGCCCGATGGTGCCAGCGGCTCGGGCCCGTGGTCGCCACCGACCCGCCCGACGGCCTGCTGCTGGACCTCACCGGCTGCGAGCGCCTGCACGGCGGGCTGCACCGCATGGCCCGGGTGACCGTCGGCCGCCTCACCCGGCTGGGCCTGGAGCTGCACGCCGCGCTCGCGCCCACCCTCGGCGGTGCTTGGGCGCTGGCCCGCTTCGACCCCGCCCCGCTGCCGCTGGTGGGCGGGGCCGACGAGGACGCCGCGCTCGCCGCGCTCGCCCGCCGGCTCGACCCGCTGCCCGTCGCCGCCCTGCGGCTGGAGCCCGCGGAGGTCGCCGCGCTCGAGGAGGTCGGCATCGACCGCGTCGAGCAGCTGCGTGTGCTGCCGCGCGAGGCCGTCGCCGACCGCTTCGGCTCCGGCGTTCTCCGCCGCATCGACCAGGCCGATGGCCACGTCCGCGAGGGCGTTCTCGCGGTGAAGCCCTGGACGGCCCCGCGCGTGGAGCAGGCCTTCGGCGGCCCATGCCTCTCGACCGAAGCCGTGTCGGAAGCCTTCGAGAAGCTGACGCGGGAGCTCTGCGAGCTGCTCGGGGCCCGCGGCCGCGCCGCCTCCTCGATCACCCTGGGCGTGGACCGCCTCGACGCGGACTTGAAGCCGCAGCACGCGTCCAAGCCGCTGACGCTCTCACGCCCCAGCCGCAACCCGCGGCACCTCGGGTCGCTGCTTTCCCCGCACGTCGAGCGGCTCGACCTTGCGCGCGGGGTGGAGTGCGTCTCGCTCACCGCGGCCGTCGCCCCCCGTCGCGGCCACCTGCAGCTCGCGGCGTCGGGCGTTTCGTCGGCCGCGGCCGCCGCCGACCGCGCGGCGGACCTCGCCGGGCACACGGCGCAGCTCGTCGACCTGCTCTGCGCCCGGCTCGGCCGCGAGGCCGTGCTCCAACCCCGCCTCGTCGACAGCCACGTGCCGGAGGCCTCCTTCGCCGCCACGCCGGCCGCCGGCTCCGCCCCGAGAAGGCCGGCCGGGGATCCACGCGGCGGCCGCCGCGACGCCGCCCACGGCACCCCGCGCCCGCACGTCGACCGCCCCACCCGCCTGCTGGATCCGCCCGAGCCCGCCGACGCCGTCTACCTGAACCCCGACGGCCCGATCCTCACGCTCACGTGGCGCGGCACGCGGCTCGAGCTCGACCAGAGCGTCGGCCCCGAGCCCATCGCCCGCCGCTGGTGGCGCGACGTGCTGCGCAAGGGCGACCTGGAAGGCTTCGGGCCCGAACGCGCGTACCACCGCGTCCGCGACTCCGAAGGCCGGTGGCTGTGGGTCTTCCGCCGCAGCGACAACGGATCGTGGTTCGTGCACGGAGTCTGGGCGTGA
- a CDS encoding four helix bundle protein yields MALCRQIYRCTQAMPSGELYGLTGQMRRASVSVPSNIAEGFGREGQKEFLRHLRIAQGSLNELATQHELATSMDMIPSDPTTIRLIEETDLVLRGFIRSVKQSLRKTPSPSA; encoded by the coding sequence ATGGCACTCTGCCGTCAGATTTACCGATGCACGCAGGCGATGCCAAGCGGGGAGCTGTACGGGTTGACCGGCCAGATGCGGCGGGCTTCGGTGTCGGTTCCCTCAAATATTGCGGAAGGTTTTGGGCGGGAGGGACAGAAGGAGTTTCTCCGGCACCTGCGGATTGCGCAGGGTTCTCTGAACGAGCTTGCGACTCAGCACGAGCTGGCAACGTCGATGGACATGATCCCAAGCGATCCGACGACGATCCGTTTGATCGAAGAAACCGACCTCGTCCTGCGGGGCTTTATTCGCAGCGTCAAGCAGAGCTTGAGAAAGACGCCATCTCCCTCTGCCTGA
- the pheS gene encoding phenylalanine--tRNA ligase subunit alpha, with amino-acid sequence MVETVERVVERAEADLAGVADAAGLERFRAAWLGPKGEMKKLLGGIGGVPAADRRAFGQAANAARQKLQEAFEARREALGGSVKTKRSGPPLDLTLPPILPETGRRHVISQTVDELLEVFGRMGFDVAEGPELEDDRHNFVALNIPESHPARDPLDNFYVAEEGVAPGFSTSLMRSQTSTVQIRVLEHTKPPVRIVSTGRVYRPDEHDATHTSMFHQIEGLCVDRGVTMVDLKTTLIQFAKAVFGADAEVKLVPSYFPFTEPSAELYVKMDFGKGPEWMEIGGCGMVDPAVLGHVDVDPEEWTGFAFGLGIERLVMRKHDIADIRWLYENDRRFLRRF; translated from the coding sequence ATGGTCGAAACGGTTGAGCGGGTGGTGGAGCGGGCGGAGGCGGACCTCGCCGGCGTCGCGGACGCGGCGGGCCTGGAGCGGTTCCGCGCCGCGTGGCTCGGCCCCAAGGGCGAGATGAAGAAGCTGCTCGGCGGCATCGGCGGCGTGCCCGCGGCCGACCGCCGGGCCTTCGGGCAGGCCGCCAACGCCGCCCGGCAGAAGCTCCAGGAAGCCTTCGAGGCGAGACGGGAGGCCCTCGGCGGATCGGTGAAGACCAAACGCAGCGGCCCGCCGCTGGACCTGACCCTCCCGCCGATCCTCCCGGAGACCGGCCGCCGGCACGTCATCTCGCAGACGGTCGACGAGCTGCTCGAGGTTTTCGGTCGCATGGGCTTCGACGTCGCCGAGGGGCCGGAGCTCGAGGACGACCGGCACAACTTCGTCGCGCTCAACATCCCCGAGAGCCACCCCGCGCGGGACCCGCTGGACAACTTCTACGTTGCGGAGGAGGGCGTCGCGCCCGGCTTCTCGACCTCGCTCATGCGGTCGCAGACGAGCACCGTGCAGATCCGCGTGCTCGAGCACACCAAGCCGCCGGTGCGGATCGTCTCCACCGGCCGCGTCTACCGGCCCGACGAGCACGACGCGACGCACACCTCGATGTTCCACCAGATCGAGGGGCTCTGCGTCGACCGGGGCGTGACGATGGTCGACCTCAAGACCACGCTGATCCAGTTCGCGAAAGCGGTCTTCGGTGCGGACGCGGAGGTGAAGCTGGTGCCCAGCTACTTCCCCTTCACCGAGCCCAGCGCCGAGCTCTACGTGAAGATGGACTTTGGGAAAGGCCCGGAGTGGATGGAGATCGGCGGCTGCGGCATGGTCGATCCCGCCGTTCTCGGCCACGTCGACGTGGATCCCGAGGAATGGACCGGCTTCGCCTTCGGGCTGGGCATCGAGCGGCTGGTCATGCGGAAGCACGACATCGCCGACATCCGCTGGCTCTACGAGAACGACCGCCGCTTCCTGCGGAGGTTCTAG
- a CDS encoding glycine betaine ABC transporter substrate-binding protein: MTRWLAPVLCLSLAAAASAELVVGSKAFTEGIILGEVLTQRLRAAGVGVRHERALGDAATFQALVRGDIDAYAEYTGTLRQNLYAGEEVATRRALSARLAADGLVLGPELGFENSFALGMKRAQAAALGIRTISDLLDHPGLRFGFTQEFLQRGDGWPALRAHYGLPQESVRGMAHAIAYAGLDGGSLDVVDLYTTDAEVRTRGLVVLRDDRGFFPEYAAVIVHRADLAERVPRAVAALGSLADTLDADRVRAMNAAVMSGSASESEAAAAFLREGLGLADAQAPAAAGWLRRLLDRTLEHLLLVASAMALGVLVAVPLGVASQRLPRLGRLVLPAVSVLQTVPALALLALMVPLLGIGAAPAIAALFAYAMLPIVRNTHAGLAGIERPVRESAEALGLPPRCRLLRIDLPLAAPLVLAGVRTATVYCIGFATLGAFVGAGGYGGPILQGVQLNSTPLILFGAVPSAAMAVAAEAGFQLVERRAFRGRS; encoded by the coding sequence ATGACCCGCTGGCTCGCGCCCGTTCTCTGCCTCTCTCTCGCGGCTGCGGCCTCCGCCGAGCTGGTCGTCGGGAGCAAAGCCTTCACCGAGGGGATCATCCTCGGCGAGGTGCTGACCCAGCGGCTCCGGGCCGCCGGCGTCGGCGTGCGGCACGAGCGGGCGCTCGGCGACGCGGCGACCTTCCAGGCGCTCGTCCGCGGCGACATCGACGCCTACGCGGAGTACACCGGCACGCTCCGCCAGAACCTCTACGCCGGCGAGGAAGTCGCGACGCGGCGGGCCCTGTCGGCGCGGCTGGCCGCGGACGGCCTGGTGCTCGGGCCGGAGCTCGGGTTCGAGAACTCCTTCGCGCTGGGGATGAAGCGGGCGCAGGCCGCGGCGCTGGGCATCCGCACGATCAGCGACCTGCTGGATCACCCCGGCCTGCGCTTCGGCTTCACGCAGGAGTTTCTCCAGCGCGGCGACGGCTGGCCGGCGCTGCGTGCCCACTACGGCCTGCCGCAGGAGAGCGTCCGCGGGATGGCGCACGCCATCGCCTACGCCGGCCTCGACGGCGGGTCCCTCGACGTCGTCGACCTCTACACGACCGACGCGGAGGTGAGAACGCGCGGCCTCGTGGTGCTCCGGGACGACCGCGGCTTCTTCCCCGAGTACGCCGCGGTGATCGTCCACCGGGCCGATCTGGCGGAGCGGGTGCCCCGCGCCGTCGCCGCGCTGGGGAGCCTGGCCGACACGCTCGACGCCGACCGCGTCCGAGCGATGAACGCCGCGGTGATGTCCGGCTCCGCGAGCGAGAGCGAGGCGGCCGCGGCCTTCCTCCGCGAAGGGCTCGGGCTGGCCGATGCCCAAGCCCCGGCCGCCGCCGGGTGGCTGCGCCGCCTGCTCGACCGCACGCTCGAGCACCTCTTGCTCGTCGCCTCGGCGATGGCGCTGGGCGTGCTCGTGGCGGTGCCGCTGGGCGTGGCTTCGCAGCGGCTCCCGCGCCTGGGCCGGCTGGTGCTGCCGGCGGTCTCGGTCCTCCAGACGGTGCCCGCGCTCGCGCTGCTGGCGTTGATGGTCCCGCTGCTGGGGATCGGCGCGGCGCCGGCGATCGCGGCGCTGTTTGCTTACGCGATGCTGCCGATCGTGCGGAACACGCACGCCGGCCTCGCCGGGATCGAGCGTCCGGTCCGCGAGTCGGCCGAGGCGCTGGGCCTTCCCCCACGCTGCCGCCTGCTCCGGATCGACCTCCCGCTCGCGGCGCCGCTGGTGCTCGCGGGCGTCCGCACCGCCACCGTCTACTGCATCGGCTTCGCCACGCTGGGCGCCTTCGTCGGAGCCGGCGGTTACGGCGGGCCGATCCTGCAGGGCGTGCAGCTGAACTCGACCCCGCTGATCCTCTTCGGCGCCGTGCCTTCCGCCGCGATGGCGGTCGCCGCGGAAGCCGGCTTCCAGCTGGTCGAGCGTCGGGCCTTCCGCGGGCGCAGCTGA